A genomic segment from Streptosporangium roseum DSM 43021 encodes:
- a CDS encoding AAA family ATPase, protein MTETAPLRGRHREVAELDGLVGRARAGHSGALVVSGEAGVGKTALLDHMAVRATTDVRVERIVASESEMELAYAGLQQLCGHMMSSAGRLPAPQREAIEAAFGLRQAAAPSPFLVGLAVLGLLTEAAGDRALLCVVDDAQWLDEASARAVAFAARRLDAEGIAIVLAMRTAGEAFAGIRQMVVEGVGDDDAREILRLSAPGGLDRRVRDQLIAEARGNPLALRELPRSLSPAEIAGGFALIGSMPLESRIEQSLVGQLEPLPESARLLLLLAAADPTGDPGLLWRASTVLGLGLEDFDAARDADALVVGTRVGFRHPLVRSAVYRSASPQDRRRVHAALADVTSVDHDPDRRAWHRASATLHPDEEVAAGLERSAVRARTRGGAAAAGAFLERAAELTPEPVRRGQRLIAAAEAKHEAGAPAAALRLLDTARDHPLTALQQALVARLHARAGYALRRDSSGAQLLLAAAQGLEELDPVLARDTYMEALSAAIYGGRLGDAEQVAAVSNAVLEATAGEESDRARDLILRGQALLAAKGQEAALETLRRAQRAFLEQAPDSLELHWMWFASRAAQDLWDARGLRTLADRQVELARTEGVVTVLPIALSLLMVAQTVDGELDAAEASCDEIDAIKDVTGHPLPQYGRFFLAAYRGQADEAERLAERIRPDALARGEGYGLSAVNFGEAILYNGLGRFAEAMTSGRRELPYTHELSHAMRTLLELVEAATHTGERVLAEEAFEKLAGVTRPVGTNWALAVLTMAEAQLRQGDEAQALYRDAIERFERERIPIMVGRCRLLSGEELSRQGRHEDAREQLRAAYEVLSGIGLNGFAERAARELSASGETLRVRAHGTAARLTDQELNVARLAREGLTNRDIGARLFISARTAEYHLRKVFMKLGIRGRAELKAALAELDQAAPGTGQPMGRRTE, encoded by the coding sequence GTGACAGAGACCGCGCCGCTGCGGGGACGGCATCGCGAGGTGGCGGAGCTGGACGGGCTGGTGGGCCGTGCCCGCGCCGGTCACAGCGGCGCGCTGGTCGTCTCCGGCGAGGCCGGTGTCGGCAAGACCGCGCTCCTGGACCACATGGCGGTGCGCGCCACGACCGACGTCCGAGTCGAGCGCATCGTCGCGTCGGAGTCTGAGATGGAGCTGGCCTACGCCGGCCTGCAGCAGTTGTGCGGGCACATGATGAGCTCGGCCGGGCGCCTGCCTGCCCCGCAGCGCGAGGCGATCGAGGCGGCGTTCGGCCTGCGCCAGGCCGCCGCGCCCAGCCCGTTCCTCGTCGGGCTCGCAGTGCTCGGGCTGCTCACCGAGGCCGCGGGCGACCGGGCGCTGCTCTGCGTCGTCGACGACGCGCAGTGGCTCGACGAGGCGTCGGCGCGCGCTGTCGCGTTCGCCGCCCGGCGGCTCGATGCCGAGGGGATCGCCATCGTGCTCGCCATGCGCACGGCCGGTGAGGCGTTCGCCGGGATCCGGCAGATGGTTGTCGAAGGGGTGGGCGACGACGACGCGCGCGAGATCCTGCGCCTCTCGGCCCCCGGTGGCCTCGACCGGCGGGTACGCGACCAGCTGATCGCGGAGGCGCGCGGCAACCCACTGGCGCTGCGGGAGCTGCCCCGGTCGCTGAGTCCGGCCGAGATCGCCGGCGGGTTCGCTCTCATCGGCTCGATGCCGCTGGAGAGCCGCATCGAGCAGAGCCTGGTCGGGCAGCTCGAGCCGCTGCCCGAGTCGGCGCGCCTCCTGTTGCTGCTGGCGGCCGCGGACCCGACCGGCGATCCCGGGCTGCTGTGGCGTGCGAGCACGGTACTGGGACTGGGCCTGGAGGACTTCGACGCCGCCAGGGACGCCGATGCGCTCGTCGTCGGCACGCGCGTCGGCTTCCGCCACCCGCTCGTGCGGTCGGCGGTCTACCGGTCTGCGTCGCCGCAGGACCGGCGGCGCGTCCACGCCGCGCTGGCCGACGTCACCAGCGTCGATCACGACCCGGATCGCCGGGCATGGCATCGCGCCAGCGCGACGCTGCACCCGGACGAAGAGGTCGCCGCCGGCCTGGAGCGGTCCGCGGTGCGTGCGCGGACCCGCGGCGGCGCGGCCGCCGCCGGTGCGTTCCTGGAGCGGGCGGCGGAGCTGACGCCCGAGCCGGTCCGCCGCGGGCAGCGGCTGATCGCGGCCGCCGAGGCCAAGCACGAGGCGGGCGCGCCCGCAGCCGCCCTGCGCCTGCTCGACACCGCGCGCGACCATCCCCTCACCGCGTTGCAACAGGCGCTCGTCGCCCGGCTGCACGCCCGCGCCGGATACGCGCTGCGGCGCGACAGCAGCGGTGCGCAGCTCCTCCTCGCCGCTGCGCAGGGCCTCGAAGAGCTCGACCCGGTGCTCGCCCGCGACACCTACATGGAGGCGCTGTCGGCCGCGATCTACGGCGGCCGGCTCGGTGACGCCGAGCAGGTGGCCGCCGTCTCGAACGCGGTCCTGGAGGCGACCGCCGGCGAGGAGTCCGACCGTGCGCGGGACCTGATCCTGCGCGGCCAGGCGCTGCTCGCCGCCAAGGGGCAGGAGGCCGCGCTCGAAACCCTGCGCCGGGCGCAGCGCGCGTTCCTCGAACAGGCTCCGGACTCTCTCGAACTGCACTGGATGTGGTTCGCCTCCCGCGCGGCGCAGGACCTCTGGGACGCCCGCGGCCTCCGCACGCTCGCCGATCGGCAGGTCGAGCTCGCCCGCACCGAAGGCGTCGTGACGGTGCTGCCGATCGCCCTGAGCCTGCTGATGGTGGCGCAGACGGTCGACGGCGAGCTGGACGCGGCCGAGGCCTCCTGCGACGAGATCGACGCCATCAAGGACGTCACGGGCCACCCACTGCCGCAGTACGGACGGTTCTTCCTCGCGGCATACCGAGGGCAGGCCGACGAGGCAGAGCGCCTGGCCGAGCGGATCCGGCCCGACGCGCTCGCGCGGGGCGAGGGGTACGGGCTGAGCGCGGTCAACTTCGGGGAGGCCATCCTCTACAACGGCCTGGGGCGCTTCGCCGAGGCGATGACCTCCGGCCGCCGTGAGCTGCCGTACACGCACGAGCTGAGCCACGCGATGCGCACGCTGCTCGAGCTCGTGGAGGCGGCCACACACACCGGCGAGCGGGTGCTCGCCGAGGAGGCGTTCGAGAAACTGGCGGGCGTCACGCGGCCGGTGGGGACCAACTGGGCGCTGGCCGTGCTGACGATGGCAGAGGCGCAGCTGCGCCAAGGCGACGAGGCCCAGGCCCTGTACCGGGACGCGATCGAGCGTTTCGAACGCGAGCGGATTCCGATCATGGTGGGGCGCTGTCGCCTGCTGTCCGGAGAGGAGCTGAGCCGCCAGGGCCGGCACGAGGACGCGCGCGAGCAGCTCCGGGCCGCGTACGAGGTGTTGTCGGGCATCGGCTTGAACGGCTTCGCCGAGCGCGCCGCACGCGAGCTGAGCGCGAGCGGCGAGACCTTGCGCGTGCGCGCGCACGGGACGGCGGCGCGACTCACCGACCAGGAGCTCAATGTGGCGCGCCTCGCACGCGAAGGACTCACGAACCGGGACATCGGCGCGCGGCTGTTCATCAGCGCGCGCACCGCCGAGTACCACCTGCGCAAGGTCTTCATGAAGCTCGGCATCAGGGGACGCGCCGAGCTGAAGGCCGCGCTCGCCGAGCTCGACCAGGCGGCGCCGGGTACCGGACAGCCCATGGGCAGACGAACGGAATGA
- a CDS encoding cytochrome P450 family protein, which yields MSQPLPFVIDPTGADRHAEYQAMRARGPATPVDILGLRAWAVTDPALLKSLLTSPDVSKNGRAHYPAFQQTTSTWPLALWIEVQSMLTAYGADHRRLRRMVAPAFSARRIAELRPTIQSLVAELIDDLAAVPPGQVVDLRERLAYPLPIAVIGHLMGVPEDQRDDFRQLVDNVFDSTLTPEQAKANTARLFETTEQLIATKRSDPGDDMTSLLIAARDEESDGTGLTDVELRDTMILMINAGYETTVNVIDQAVFAMLTSPDQLHLVRTGQAAWEDVVEETLRAEPAIKYLPLRFAVTDIRLPDGQVIAAGDPILAAYGAANRHPGWHGPDADTFDVTRKVKDHLAFGYGVHFCLGAPLARLEVAEALRQLFERFPAMSLAVPADTLRPVPTLISNGHQELPVRLRAVE from the coding sequence ATGTCCCAACCTCTCCCGTTCGTCATCGACCCCACCGGCGCCGACCGGCATGCTGAATACCAGGCCATGCGGGCTCGCGGCCCGGCCACCCCCGTGGACATCCTCGGCCTGCGCGCCTGGGCGGTCACCGACCCCGCCCTTCTCAAGTCTCTGCTCACCAGCCCCGATGTCTCCAAAAACGGCCGCGCTCACTACCCGGCCTTTCAGCAGACGACCAGCACGTGGCCGCTCGCCCTGTGGATCGAGGTGCAGAGCATGCTCACCGCATACGGCGCCGACCACCGCAGGTTACGGCGGATGGTCGCCCCCGCCTTCAGCGCACGCCGCATCGCCGAGCTGAGGCCGACCATCCAGTCCCTGGTCGCAGAGCTGATCGACGACCTTGCTGCGGTGCCCCCCGGCCAGGTGGTGGACCTGCGCGAGCGGCTGGCCTACCCGCTGCCCATCGCCGTGATCGGCCACCTGATGGGGGTGCCGGAAGACCAGCGGGACGATTTCCGGCAGCTCGTCGACAACGTCTTCGACAGCACGCTCACGCCTGAGCAGGCCAAGGCCAACACCGCACGTCTTTTCGAGACCACCGAGCAGTTGATCGCCACCAAACGCAGCGACCCCGGCGACGACATGACCTCCCTCCTCATCGCGGCACGCGACGAGGAGTCGGACGGCACCGGCCTCACCGACGTCGAACTGCGCGACACGATGATTCTGATGATCAACGCCGGGTACGAAACGACCGTCAACGTCATCGACCAGGCCGTCTTCGCGATGCTGACGTCCCCCGACCAGCTGCACCTCGTCCGTACAGGCCAGGCCGCCTGGGAGGACGTGGTGGAGGAAACCCTTCGCGCCGAGCCCGCCATCAAGTACTTGCCGCTGCGCTTCGCCGTGACCGACATCAGGCTGCCTGACGGACAGGTCATCGCCGCGGGAGACCCCATCCTCGCCGCGTACGGGGCCGCCAATCGTCACCCCGGCTGGCACGGGCCGGATGCCGACACCTTCGACGTCACCCGCAAGGTGAAGGACCACCTGGCGTTCGGCTACGGCGTGCACTTCTGCCTCGGCGCTCCCCTGGCCCGCCTCGAAGTCGCGGAAGCCCTGCGTCAGCTCTTCGAGCGTTTCCCCGCCATGTCACTCGCGGTACCGGCCGACACGTTGCGGCCGGTACCCACCCTCATCAGCAACGGTCACCAGGAACTCCCCGTGCGCCTGCGCGCCGTCGAGTAG